Proteins encoded within one genomic window of Guyparkeria hydrothermalis:
- a CDS encoding flagellar export protein FliJ, whose protein sequence is MSDKQRLKSLGNAGRVMGHQADLARRRRREAERELDAQRQRLADLEGYFNEYTNNISFAAEGRNRAFALQNYRQFMARIEETIEHQRRVVEELEQQLAQRANDARDAQARNESVDRLSERYRNSIRRRNERNEQQVMDQHGAANAGRGVESGGRQ, encoded by the coding sequence ATGAGCGACAAGCAGCGACTCAAGTCCCTGGGCAACGCGGGGCGCGTGATGGGTCATCAGGCGGATCTTGCCCGCCGTCGGCGTCGCGAGGCGGAGCGCGAGCTGGATGCCCAGCGCCAGCGACTGGCGGACCTCGAGGGCTATTTCAACGAGTACACCAACAACATCAGTTTTGCCGCCGAGGGACGCAATCGCGCCTTTGCGCTGCAGAACTATCGGCAGTTCATGGCGCGGATCGAGGAGACCATCGAGCACCAGCGTCGAGTGGTCGAAGAGCTCGAGCAGCAGTTGGCGCAGCGCGCCAATGATGCGCGCGATGCGCAGGCCCGCAACGAGTCGGTCGATCGGTTGAGCGAGCGTTATCGCAACTCGATCCGGCGGCGCAACGAACGCAACGAGCAACAGGTGATGGATCAGCACGGCGCGGCCAACGCCGGGCGGGGCGTGGAATCCGGGGGGCGGCAATGA
- the fliI gene encoding flagellar protein export ATPase FliI produces MTDPGLRDPSKDVSLNWARRLMGTAARVDAPVAASEGRIVRVVGLALEARGLSALIGDQCEVTDPQGRRFEAEVVGFAEESTYLMPLETTQGVGPGCRVKNLGAASRVPMGEQLLGRVLDARGRPIDDGPRLTGDASVNLHGRPINPLKRREITEPLDVGVRAINALMTVGRGQRMGIFAGSGVGKSVLLGMMTRHTQAQIIVVGLVGERGREVAEFVSEILDEEARERAVVVAAPADSSALMRLHGANLASSIAEHFRDQGFDVLLLMDSLTRFAQAQREIGLAIGEPPATKGYPPSVFAQLPRLVERAGNSESREGSLTAFYTVLVEGDDLNDPVADSARAILDGHIVLSREIAERGRFPAVDVEASISRLMPKLVDPEHLSLMRRFKELAATYRENRDLIAVGAYRRGQDARLDRVIDIQPDLEAFLSQSMDESADMASSIDALVDLLHSA; encoded by the coding sequence ATGACCGATCCCGGCCTGCGTGATCCGAGCAAGGACGTCTCGCTCAACTGGGCACGTCGCCTGATGGGGACGGCTGCCCGGGTCGATGCGCCGGTCGCGGCATCGGAAGGGCGCATCGTCCGCGTGGTCGGCCTGGCGCTGGAGGCGCGCGGACTCTCCGCGCTGATCGGTGACCAGTGCGAGGTGACCGACCCGCAGGGGCGGCGCTTCGAGGCGGAGGTGGTCGGCTTTGCCGAGGAATCCACCTATCTGATGCCGCTGGAGACCACCCAGGGTGTCGGTCCGGGATGCCGGGTGAAGAACCTCGGGGCGGCCAGTCGGGTGCCGATGGGCGAGCAACTGCTCGGCCGGGTGCTAGACGCGCGCGGGCGGCCGATCGACGACGGGCCGCGCCTGACCGGTGATGCCTCGGTCAACCTGCACGGTCGGCCGATCAATCCGCTGAAGCGTCGCGAGATCACCGAACCCCTGGATGTGGGCGTGCGGGCGATCAATGCCCTGATGACCGTCGGCCGCGGGCAGCGCATGGGCATCTTCGCCGGTTCGGGCGTGGGCAAGAGTGTGCTGCTGGGCATGATGACCCGCCATACGCAGGCGCAGATCATCGTGGTCGGTCTGGTCGGCGAGCGGGGCCGTGAAGTGGCCGAGTTCGTCAGCGAGATCCTCGACGAGGAGGCGCGCGAGCGTGCTGTCGTCGTGGCGGCGCCGGCGGACAGCTCGGCACTGATGCGGTTGCACGGGGCGAATCTCGCCAGCTCGATCGCCGAGCATTTCCGCGACCAGGGCTTCGATGTGCTGCTGCTGATGGATTCGTTGACCCGTTTCGCCCAGGCGCAGCGCGAGATCGGCTTGGCGATCGGCGAGCCGCCGGCGACCAAGGGCTACCCGCCGTCGGTGTTCGCGCAATTGCCGCGCCTGGTTGAACGGGCCGGCAACAGCGAAAGCCGCGAGGGCAGCCTGACGGCCTTCTATACCGTCCTGGTCGAGGGGGACGATCTCAACGATCCCGTGGCGGACTCCGCGCGGGCCATTCTCGACGGGCACATTGTGCTTTCCCGCGAGATCGCCGAGCGCGGCCGCTTCCCGGCGGTCGATGTCGAGGCGTCGATCTCGCGGCTGATGCCCAAGCTAGTCGATCCGGAGCATCTATCCTTGATGAGGCGGTTCAAGGAACTGGCCGCAACCTATCGTGAAAATCGCGACCTGATTGCGGTGGGCGCCTACCGGCGTGGTCAGGACGCGCGTCTCGACCGGGTCATCGATATTCAGCCGGACCTGGAAGCGTTCCTGTCGCAGTCGATGGACGAGTCGGCCGACATGGCATCGAGCATCGATGCCCTGGTGGACCTGCTGCATTCGGCCTGA
- a CDS encoding FliH/SctL family protein: MSSSNDESVITRPLEAEDWQTLLDAWELPEFADGQPVVEEDEPDPATAEEIAAARAEAERQGYEVGLEKGRDAGYQEGLAAAREEIEQVENRLRGWLAHLERPLTLLDDEVTEQLAALATQIARVMVAREVRVDNAGLPSIAREALGALPVSVRTVIVRCAPADEPALTELLGDARFESLDLRPDPTVSAGGLVVESGDARVDASLANRWAATLDHLIGRVYPGPDQVVPPSAENTASATDHDGEPSFDDAPDGTTTGNDVADGQDAGPEDAR, translated from the coding sequence ATGAGTTCATCTAACGACGAGAGCGTGATCACCCGCCCCCTCGAGGCCGAAGACTGGCAGACACTGCTCGATGCCTGGGAGCTGCCGGAGTTTGCCGACGGCCAGCCGGTCGTCGAGGAGGACGAGCCGGACCCGGCGACCGCCGAGGAGATCGCTGCCGCACGTGCCGAGGCCGAGCGACAAGGCTACGAGGTGGGTCTGGAAAAAGGCCGCGACGCCGGTTACCAGGAAGGTCTCGCCGCGGCGCGCGAGGAGATCGAGCAGGTCGAGAACCGTCTGCGCGGGTGGCTGGCGCACCTGGAGCGCCCGCTGACGTTGCTGGATGACGAGGTCACCGAACAGCTGGCGGCTCTGGCCACCCAGATCGCGCGGGTCATGGTGGCGCGCGAGGTACGGGTCGACAACGCCGGTCTGCCGTCGATCGCCCGCGAAGCCCTCGGGGCGCTGCCGGTTTCCGTGAGAACGGTGATCGTCCGCTGTGCGCCTGCCGACGAGCCCGCCTTGACCGAACTGCTGGGCGATGCCCGCTTCGAGTCGCTCGATCTGCGTCCGGACCCGACAGTCAGTGCCGGCGGCCTGGTGGTCGAATCCGGTGATGCGCGGGTGGATGCCAGCCTTGCGAACCGGTGGGCGGCGACGCTCGACCACCTGATCGGTCGCGTGTACCCCGGGCCCGATCAGGTGGTGCCGCCAAGCGCCGAGAACACCGCCTCGGCAACGGATCACGATGGTGAGCCTTCGTTCGACGACGCACCGGACGGGACGACCACAGGAAACGACGTGGCCGACGGCCAGGACGCCGGTCCGGAGGACGCACGATGA
- the fliG gene encoding flagellar motor switch protein FliG — protein MAQAPENKLPQESPLGGLKGPEKAAILMMALGEESAAHVFGHLDPREVQKIGQAMAVLKNVTRPQIQAALDEFSDDLENQTGLALGSNDYIRNVLTRALGEERASGLLERISSQGSRRNLEFLKWMDARSIAEIIRYEHPQIIAIVLSHLESDQAAEILQMLPENTRTDIVLRIAHLEGVSPQALEELDDIMERQASGTTGGKSSKVGGVKIAAGIMNFLESNVEEELMGRVKETDEDLGTQIEDLMFVFANLVEVEDRSLQVLLREVPADKLLLAMKGADSELKEKIFGNMSRRAAEMMRDDLETLGPTRLADVEAAQKEILQVARQLADEGKISLGGGGDEFI, from the coding sequence ATGGCCCAGGCACCCGAAAACAAACTTCCCCAGGAAAGCCCGCTGGGCGGTCTCAAGGGACCGGAGAAGGCCGCCATCCTGATGATGGCCCTCGGCGAGGAATCCGCGGCGCACGTTTTTGGTCATCTCGACCCGCGCGAGGTGCAGAAGATCGGTCAGGCGATGGCAGTGCTCAAGAACGTCACCCGGCCGCAGATTCAGGCAGCGCTGGACGAGTTCTCCGACGATCTCGAGAACCAGACCGGTCTCGCGCTGGGGTCGAACGACTACATCCGCAACGTGCTCACCCGAGCTCTGGGCGAAGAGCGTGCCTCCGGGCTACTCGAGCGGATCTCCTCGCAGGGCAGCCGCCGCAACCTCGAGTTTCTCAAGTGGATGGACGCGCGCTCGATCGCGGAGATCATCCGCTACGAGCACCCGCAAATCATCGCCATCGTGCTGTCGCACCTGGAGAGCGATCAGGCCGCCGAGATCCTGCAGATGCTGCCGGAAAACACCCGCACCGACATCGTGCTGCGCATCGCGCATCTCGAAGGGGTCTCGCCGCAGGCGCTCGAAGAGCTCGACGACATCATGGAGCGTCAAGCATCCGGCACCACCGGCGGCAAGTCTTCCAAGGTGGGCGGCGTGAAGATCGCCGCTGGCATCATGAACTTCCTCGAATCCAATGTGGAAGAGGAGCTCATGGGTCGGGTGAAGGAGACGGACGAGGACCTCGGCACGCAGATCGAGGACCTGATGTTCGTCTTCGCCAACCTGGTCGAGGTCGAGGATCGCAGCCTGCAGGTACTGCTCCGCGAAGTACCGGCGGACAAGCTCCTGCTGGCCATGAAGGGTGCCGATTCCGAACTCAAGGAGAAGATCTTCGGCAACATGTCGCGCCGTGCCGCCGAGATGATGCGCGACGATCTCGAAACGCTCGGCCCGACACGCCTGGCCGATGTCGAGGCGGCGCAGAAGGAAATCCTGCAGGTCGCCCGTCAGCTGGCCGACGAAGGCAAGATCTCCCTGGGTGGTGGTGGCGATGAGTTCATCTAA
- the fliF gene encoding flagellar basal-body MS-ring/collar protein FliF, with protein MAQGSAITTTPTGSAAESPRWIRQMDAFTQSSSFRQLLLLIALAAVISFMVGFFLWGSGKSMVPLYQSLDTKASAEVVEALKAAGEPYELAADGTVKVGADRLPEVRMLMAQQGLPGGDGTGLEMLNQDQSLGTSQFIEKARYRRAVETELARSIQTIGSVRAARVHIAQPEKSVFVRDRKTPTASVVVDIKGGSTLSRGQVNGIVHLVASSINDLSPENVSVIDQAGNLLTSDGDGAAGMGLTSRQFRYRQNLEQAYARRIESLLAPIMGSDRVRAQVSADIDFSRREGTSQTYGPGEGVLLSEQVNETVRSLGGGENIGGMPGAIANQPPGGGEVNPGNGDGGLAPPQDLTVEEFQTLAQTPIDSDRSETRNYNVDREIQHTQFASGQIEKLSVAVLLDENVAGSGAGQGEPEDPQAAEAAAAARAERLDRMRALVAQAVGIDEARGDQITLSSFPFVDQDIEPVSTPLWEQGWFWTTLKNAGMGLALLLVFLLVARPLLKMLADSRRERALPPAENGEPNPAGQYPVPAQYPDERRAQGGENEQEDEDDLSNVPELIGNASYTDKLRQLRKSVSHDPKAVAAVIKQWTHEEN; from the coding sequence ATGGCCCAAGGCTCCGCAATCACCACTACCCCCACTGGATCCGCCGCAGAAAGCCCGCGCTGGATTCGGCAGATGGATGCGTTCACCCAGTCGTCAAGTTTCCGGCAGTTGCTGCTCTTGATCGCGCTGGCCGCCGTGATTTCCTTCATGGTCGGCTTCTTCCTGTGGGGCAGCGGCAAGTCGATGGTGCCGCTTTACCAGTCGCTGGATACCAAGGCGTCCGCCGAGGTGGTCGAGGCACTCAAGGCAGCGGGAGAGCCCTACGAGCTGGCGGCCGACGGTACGGTGAAGGTCGGCGCCGACCGCCTGCCGGAAGTCCGCATGCTGATGGCCCAGCAGGGGCTGCCGGGGGGTGACGGCACCGGGTTGGAGATGCTGAATCAGGACCAGTCGCTGGGGACCAGCCAGTTCATCGAAAAGGCTCGTTACCGCCGCGCGGTCGAGACCGAGCTGGCGCGCTCGATCCAGACGATCGGCTCGGTGCGGGCCGCCCGGGTGCACATCGCGCAGCCGGAGAAGTCGGTCTTCGTGCGCGATCGCAAGACGCCGACGGCCTCGGTTGTCGTCGACATCAAGGGCGGCAGCACCCTGAGCCGCGGCCAGGTCAACGGCATCGTCCACCTGGTCGCCTCGAGCATCAACGACCTGTCGCCCGAGAACGTCAGCGTGATCGACCAGGCCGGCAACCTGCTCACCAGCGACGGCGACGGTGCCGCCGGCATGGGCCTGACCAGCCGCCAGTTCCGCTACCGTCAGAATCTTGAACAGGCCTATGCGCGGCGGATCGAGTCGCTGCTCGCACCGATCATGGGATCCGACCGGGTGCGTGCCCAGGTCTCGGCCGACATCGACTTCTCGCGGCGCGAGGGCACCAGCCAGACCTACGGTCCGGGAGAGGGCGTGCTGCTCAGCGAACAGGTCAACGAGACCGTCCGTTCGCTCGGCGGTGGCGAGAACATCGGCGGCATGCCGGGTGCGATCGCCAACCAGCCGCCGGGCGGTGGCGAGGTCAATCCGGGCAACGGCGACGGCGGGCTGGCGCCGCCGCAGGACCTGACCGTCGAGGAATTCCAGACGCTGGCACAGACACCCATCGACAGTGATCGGAGCGAGACCCGCAACTACAACGTGGACCGCGAGATCCAGCACACGCAGTTCGCCAGTGGCCAGATCGAGAAGCTCAGCGTTGCAGTGCTGCTCGATGAGAACGTTGCCGGCAGCGGCGCGGGGCAGGGCGAACCGGAGGATCCGCAGGCGGCCGAGGCCGCTGCCGCGGCCCGTGCCGAGCGCCTCGATCGCATGCGTGCCCTGGTGGCCCAGGCCGTCGGCATCGACGAGGCGCGCGGTGATCAGATCACCCTCAGCAGTTTCCCGTTCGTCGATCAGGACATCGAGCCGGTCAGCACGCCGCTCTGGGAACAGGGCTGGTTCTGGACGACGCTGAAGAACGCCGGCATGGGCCTGGCCTTGCTGCTGGTGTTCCTGCTGGTCGCCCGCCCGCTGCTGAAGATGCTCGCCGACAGCCGGCGTGAGCGGGCATTGCCGCCGGCCGAGAACGGCGAGCCGAACCCCGCCGGTCAGTACCCGGTGCCCGCTCAGTATCCCGATGAACGGCGCGCTCAGGGTGGCGAGAACGAGCAGGAGGACGAGGATGACCTGTCCAACGTGCCCGAACTGATCGGCAACGCAAGCTACACCGACAAGTTGCGCCAGTTGCGCAAGAGCGTCAGCCATGATCCCAAGGCAGTGGCCGCGGTGATCAAGCAGTGGACGCACGAGGAGAACTGA
- the fliE gene encoding flagellar hook-basal body complex protein FliE yields the protein MSGNDMSVDQILSQMQQLRTAATQRPSGPEALNPAAQGVAETERASFADALTQAVGQVNELQQTSGDLKNRLQAGDDNVTLTEVMVASQRSSVAFEATLQVRNRLVQAYEKVMNMPL from the coding sequence ATGAGCGGCAACGACATGTCCGTCGACCAGATCCTTTCCCAGATGCAGCAGCTGCGCACCGCAGCGACCCAGCGCCCCAGCGGCCCCGAGGCCCTCAATCCGGCCGCCCAGGGCGTCGCCGAGACCGAGCGCGCCTCCTTTGCCGATGCGCTGACCCAGGCGGTCGGACAGGTCAACGAGCTGCAGCAGACCTCCGGCGATCTCAAGAACCGCCTGCAGGCCGGTGACGACAACGTGACGCTGACCGAGGTGATGGTGGCCTCGCAGCGCTCCTCCGTGGCTTTCGAGGCGACCCTGCAGGTGCGCAACCGATTGGTCCAGGCCTACGAGAAGGTCATGAACATGCCGCTGTGA
- a CDS encoding sigma-54 interaction domain-containing protein, which translates to MPRPQPLCWIDSKAPEATLLAEQLTLLGFETVTGPAPALPEPPMCRMTFAADASVEQVDPPWIVLGTLTETPNPPPQVQLPWPVPLETLQGVLSPMKSRWHAERLRRDNRGLIGSSAALETLRHEVAQVAPTDATVLILGETGTGKEVVARMIHMLSERADKPFVPVNCGAIPGELLESELFGHEKGAFTGAITQRKGRFELAQGGTIFLDEIGDMPFSMQVKILRVLQERKFERVGGSVSFDADVRIVAATHRDLPAMVDEGKFRQDLYYRLNVFPIHTQPLRALRDDLPEIAGALVDRLSREGRPSPQLTAPVLAVLRQHDWPGNVRELANVLERIGILAPDRPARVHDLPLHLHHLTPAEPQPEAEMPTEVATATGAEAIDPDPRSIWSLTENIGPRLPMTPEEVEDCDLTLPDDGISLKAQLEAIEQAWIQAALAQADAVVARAARLLGIRRTTLVEKMRKYQIG; encoded by the coding sequence ATGCCGCGGCCCCAACCCCTTTGCTGGATCGACAGCAAGGCACCCGAGGCGACGTTGCTGGCGGAGCAGTTGACGCTGCTGGGGTTCGAGACCGTGACCGGTCCGGCCCCTGCGCTTCCCGAGCCGCCCATGTGCCGGATGACCTTTGCTGCCGATGCATCCGTCGAGCAGGTCGATCCCCCCTGGATTGTCCTGGGGACGTTGACTGAAACGCCCAATCCACCACCACAGGTCCAGCTGCCGTGGCCGGTGCCGCTCGAGACCCTGCAGGGTGTCCTGTCGCCGATGAAGAGCCGTTGGCACGCCGAGCGGCTGCGCCGCGACAATCGTGGATTGATCGGCAGCAGCGCCGCTCTGGAGACGCTGCGCCACGAGGTCGCGCAGGTGGCCCCTACCGACGCCACCGTGCTGATTCTCGGTGAGACCGGTACGGGCAAGGAGGTGGTCGCCCGCATGATCCACATGTTGTCCGAGCGGGCGGACAAGCCGTTCGTGCCGGTCAACTGCGGGGCAATTCCCGGCGAGCTGCTGGAATCCGAGCTGTTCGGCCACGAGAAGGGGGCGTTCACCGGTGCCATCACCCAGCGCAAGGGACGTTTCGAGCTGGCCCAGGGTGGCACCATCTTCCTCGACGAGATCGGCGACATGCCGTTCTCGATGCAGGTCAAGATCCTGCGGGTACTTCAGGAACGCAAGTTCGAGCGCGTCGGCGGCAGTGTCTCTTTCGATGCCGACGTGCGAATCGTCGCGGCCACGCACCGCGATTTGCCGGCCATGGTCGACGAGGGCAAGTTCCGCCAGGATCTCTATTACCGTCTCAACGTCTTCCCGATCCATACCCAGCCGCTGCGGGCGCTGCGCGACGACCTGCCCGAGATTGCCGGCGCCCTGGTCGATCGGCTGAGTCGCGAGGGGCGGCCTTCGCCTCAGCTGACTGCCCCGGTCCTCGCCGTGCTCCGGCAGCACGATTGGCCCGGGAACGTGCGTGAGCTGGCCAACGTGCTCGAGCGCATCGGGATTCTCGCCCCGGATCGGCCCGCTCGCGTCCACGACCTGCCGTTGCACCTGCACCACCTGACTCCGGCTGAACCCCAGCCCGAGGCCGAGATGCCGACGGAGGTCGCGACCGCCACCGGCGCCGAGGCGATCGATCCGGACCCGCGCAGCATCTGGTCGCTGACGGAAAACATCGGCCCGCGCCTGCCGATGACGCCCGAGGAAGTCGAGGACTGCGACCTGACGCTTCCGGACGACGGCATTTCCCTGAAGGCCCAGCTCGAGGCGATCGAGCAGGCCTGGATCCAGGCCGCGCTCGCCCAGGCGGATGCCGTTGTCGCTCGCGCGGCCCGTCTGCTGGGCATTCGGCGGACCACCCTCGTGGAGAAGATGCGCAAGTATCAGATCGGCTGA
- a CDS encoding flagellar hook-length control protein FliK translates to MPGARPPDSAAPATPRPIQAFLSNQAASATRSETIARGAPSQASAPAGSSSQTVPAGLNGLVPLLSALREPRLVRALVAGWLATQHNPPTQPNPLAGVGGAIAPGGTGLTETPLGAVLQQAARHLRARPELAARDPATRQATLDFMQRLGEQVERSQISTALSQGAAGQAAGTQAGPNQPVWLLEIPLQLANQAHNLRMAIREEDQGPNGDGREARWQLDLAMDWPQLGPVHAALVLRGTRIDVDLFADRPGTVSILEASRTTLARGLEEAGLTPGRLGAYEGPPPASVSSRLEPDTASDDTPSAHGFLSEQA, encoded by the coding sequence ATGCCGGGAGCACGGCCGCCGGACAGCGCCGCACCGGCCACACCCCGCCCCATTCAGGCCTTTCTATCCAACCAGGCCGCCTCGGCAACGAGAAGCGAAACGATCGCCCGGGGCGCGCCCAGCCAGGCAAGTGCACCGGCCGGCAGTTCGTCGCAGACGGTCCCGGCCGGACTCAACGGCCTCGTCCCCCTGTTATCGGCACTGCGCGAGCCTCGCCTCGTCCGCGCTCTGGTCGCCGGGTGGCTGGCCACCCAACACAACCCCCCGACGCAACCCAACCCGCTGGCCGGCGTCGGTGGCGCCATCGCCCCTGGCGGTACGGGCCTAACAGAAACCCCGCTGGGTGCCGTCTTGCAGCAGGCCGCCCGTCACTTGCGGGCCCGTCCCGAGCTGGCAGCACGCGATCCGGCGACCCGGCAGGCGACACTCGATTTCATGCAGCGTCTCGGCGAGCAGGTGGAACGAAGCCAGATTTCCACCGCGCTGTCGCAGGGGGCGGCCGGTCAGGCCGCCGGCACGCAGGCCGGGCCGAACCAGCCGGTGTGGCTGCTCGAGATTCCGTTGCAGCTGGCCAACCAGGCCCACAACCTGCGCATGGCGATCCGCGAGGAGGACCAGGGCCCGAACGGAGACGGCAGGGAGGCACGCTGGCAGCTCGACCTGGCGATGGACTGGCCCCAGCTGGGTCCGGTGCATGCCGCGCTGGTCCTGCGTGGGACTCGCATCGATGTCGACCTGTTCGCCGACCGGCCCGGGACGGTGTCGATACTCGAAGCCTCGCGGACCACCCTCGCCCGTGGCCTCGAGGAGGCTGGACTCACCCCCGGGCGGCTCGGCGCCTACGAGGGCCCACCGCCCGCCTCGGTGAGCTCACGCCTCGAACCGGACACGGCGAGCGATGACACGCCATCGGCACACGGCTTTCTGAGCGAGCAGGCATGA
- a CDS encoding EscU/YscU/HrcU family type III secretion system export apparatus switch protein, whose product MTDRDDKNVERDDRPGQETPRRAIALAYDGSDVPQVVATGQDELARRIIETAREAGVPDVEDPMLARALAQIDLGDRIPEPLFRAVAEVLSYALYVNDRHEEVLRRARDRAAENDEPASGA is encoded by the coding sequence ATGACGGACCGAGACGACAAGAACGTCGAAAGGGACGATCGTCCCGGCCAGGAGACCCCACGGCGGGCGATCGCCCTGGCGTATGACGGCAGCGACGTGCCGCAGGTGGTGGCGACCGGCCAGGACGAACTGGCACGCCGCATCATCGAGACGGCGCGCGAGGCGGGCGTGCCGGACGTGGAGGATCCGATGCTGGCACGGGCACTGGCGCAGATCGACCTGGGCGACCGGATACCCGAGCCCCTGTTCCGCGCGGTGGCCGAGGTGCTGAGCTACGCGCTCTACGTCAATGATCGCCACGAGGAGGTACTGCGCCGGGCTCGAGATCGCGCCGCGGAAAACGACGAGCCTGCCTCCGGAGCCTGA